A single window of Oreochromis aureus strain Israel breed Guangdong linkage group 5, ZZ_aureus, whole genome shotgun sequence DNA harbors:
- the stau1 gene encoding double-stranded RNA-binding protein Staufen homolog 1 isoform X2, producing MSQLQFQCPASPMPAASAPLQPQPGYSIPCASGTLPSESASQPIRSSALPAGSATPYNSTTVSNMANPKEKTPMCLVNELARFNKIQPEYKLLCEQGPAHSKIFSVRLTLGDQHWEAEGTSIKKAQHSAAASALAETTLPKPTVRTPRSTGKHQDVMTHITELSALCIKLGKKPLYKPIDAYTGMRPPNFNYNVRAPGPYQRSMQQYYYPFPPVGPMLYHVELSVGGQQFFGKGRTRQLAKHDAAAKALKVLQKEPILQQLPVVNGEPEEENLNKSEISQVFEIALKRNLPVNFEVLKEEGPPHMKTFVVRVTVGEFTGEGEGKSKKIAKKLAAAAVLGELKRLPHIPSVEKTQPRIKKKTKSIIKLQTSPEYGQGMNPISRLAQIQQAKKEKEPEYSMVTERGLPRRREFVMQVTVCGQSAEGMGPSKKVAKRNAAEKMLELLGYKVPQPQPPKPALKTDEKTPVKKPGDGRKVTFYEPGSVEEGTLGSKEEDFRLPYLSHQQLPAGILPMMPEVAQAVGACHGSQAKDYSRTIPNPGKTTITAMIANELLYAGTSLTAETILKTKNNMNQLPHGPLTRPSEQLGYLASVQGLQVEYKDFPKNNKNEFVSLINCSSQPPLISHGIGKDVESCHDMAALNILKLLSELDQQSNERTGNGPVSGCGKQEIEGDLHIKQANSSTLAQTLDGTV from the exons ATGTCTCAGCTCCAGTTTCAGTGTCCGGCTAGCCCCATGCCCGCTGCTTCTGCCCCCCTGCAGCCACAGCCTGGCTACAGCATCCCTTGTGCCTCAGGCACCCTACCGTCAGAGAGCGCCAGCCAGCCCATCAGGAGCTCCGCTCTCCCCGCAGGGTCGGCCACTCCCTACAATAGCACCACAG TATCTAACATGGCAAACCCTAAAGAGAAGACCCCTATGTGTTTGGTGAATGAGTTAGCCCGTTTTAACAAGATTCAACCTGAATATAAGCTGCTTTGTGAGCAAGGGCCAGCTCACTCAAAG ATTTTCTCAGTGAGACTCACGCTGGGAGATCAGCATTGGGAGGCAGAGGGGACCAGTATCAAGAAAGCCCAGCATTCCGCTGCTGCATCAGCCCTCGCTGAGACTACACTCCCTAAACCCACTGTGAGGACACCCCGCAGCACAGGAAAGCACCAAG ATGTTATGACGCATATTACAGAGCTGAGTGCACTATGCATCAAACTTGGTAAAAAGCCTCTCTATAAACCCATCGACGCATATACGGGGATGAGACCACCGAACTTCAACTACAATGTGCGGGCTCCAGGGCCTTACCAGCGCTCTATGCAACA GTACTACTACCCATTTCCTCCTGTGGGACCAATGTTATATCATGTGGAGCTTTCTGTTGGAGGCCAGCAATTTTTTGGGAAAGGACGAACGCGGCAGTTAGCCAAACACGATGCTGCTGCCAAGGCCTTGAAAGTACTGCAGAAGGAGCCAATACTGCAACAGTTGCCAGTG GTGAATGGAGAGCCCGAGGAGGAGAATCTGAACAAATCAGAAATCAGTCAAGTCTTTGAAATTGCACTTAAACGCAACTTACCTGTTAACTTTGAG GTTTTAAAAGAAGAGGGCCCTCCACACATGAAGACTTTTGTAGTGCGTGTTACAGTTGGCGAGTTCACAGGAGAGGGTGagggaaaaagtaaaaagattGCAAAGAAgctagcagcagcagcggtgCTGGGAGAGTTGAAGAGGCTACCCCATATACCCAGTGTAGAAAAGACGCAGCCCCgcatcaaaaagaaaacaaaatctaTCATCAAG CTGCAGACCAGTCCAGAGTATGGACAGGGAATGAATCCCATCAGCCGCTTGGCTCAGATCCAGCAGGCCAAGAAGGAGAAGGAGCCGGAGTACAGCATGGTGACAGAGAGAGGGCTTCCACGGCGCAGGGAGTTTGTCATGCAG GTTACTGTGTGTGGGCAGTCTGCAGAGGGAATGGGACCCAGCAAGAAGGTGGCCAAGAGGAACGCAGCAGAGAAAATGCTGGAGCTCTTGGGGTATAAAGTGCCTCAGCCTCAACCCCCAAAACCGGCACTCAAAACTGATGAAAAG aCCCCAGTGAAAAAGCCTGGTGATGGGCGCAAAGTGACCTTCTACGAACCTGGTTCTGTAGAAGAGGGGACACTGG GTTCCAAGGAGGAGGACTTCCGCCTGCCTTACCTGAGCCACCAGCAGCTGCCTGCAGGGATCCTGCCCATGATGCCTGAGGTGGCACAAGCAGTTGGGGCCTGCCACGGATCCCAGGCCAAGGACTACAGTCGAACTATACCCAACCCAGGCAAGACCACGATCACTGCCATGATTGCCAACGAGCTGCTTTACGCTGGGACATCACTGACTGCAGAGACTATCCTGAAGACTAAAAATAACATGAATCAACTGCCCCACGGCCCCCTAACCAGGCCCTCGGAACAACTCGGCTATCTGGCATCTGTGCAGGGCCTACAG GTGGAATACAAGGATTTTCCCAAAAACAATAAGAATGAGTTTGTGTCACTGATTAACTGCTCCTCCCAGCCACCGCTCATCAGTCATGGGATTGGGAAAGATGTAGAATCCTGTCATGATATG GCTGCACTGAACATATTGAAGTTGCTCTCAGAGTTGGACCAGCAGTCAAACGAAAGGACAGGAAATGGACCAGTTTCTGG GTGTGGCAAACAAGAAATTGAAGGGGACTTGCACATCAAACAGGCTAACTCAAGCACATTGGCACAGACCCTGGATGGCACTGTTTAG
- the LOC116334167 gene encoding retinol dehydrogenase 10-A, whose product MIFLMDLQMMLLDVIYFILRNSLRVILRPRTKPIDGELVLITGSGGGLGHLFAQEFTKHGAEVVLWDIDSNSNEQTAKLVREMGGKAYTYTVDVTSREDVYRNAELMRKDLGRDVTILVNNAGVVAGKRILDCPDELIERTMKVNCHALFWTVKAFLPQMKAQNHGHIVTIASVLGLFSTACVEDYCASKFAAVGFHESLAHELLAEEVEGVKTTLVCPYIVDTGMFEGCKIREEVELLLPPLEPQYCVEQAMNAILVNQPLVCIPRLTYLPVLFRALLPWESNVTAYRFMGSDKCMYPFIETTKKQVTNGSVAVA is encoded by the exons ATGATCTTTCTAATGGACCTCCAGATGATGCTGCTGGATGTCATTTACTTCATCCTGAGAAATTCTTTGCGGGTTATCTTGCGTCCACGCACCAAGCCCATTGATGGCGAGCTGGTGCTCATAACTGGATCAGGCGGTGGCCTGGGCCATCTCTTTGCTCAGGAATTCACCAAGCATGGGGCAGAAGTGGTGCTGTGGGACATTGATAGCAATTCCAATGAGCAGACAGCCAAGCTGGTGCGTGAGATGGGGGGAAAGGCGTACACCTACACAGTGGACGTAACCAGCCGGGAGGATGTGTACCGCAACGCAGAGCTTATGAGAAAGGACCTCGGCAGGGACGTTACAATACTAGTGAACAATGCTGGAGTGGTGGCTGGGAAGCGCATCCTAGACTGTCCTGATGAGCTGATTGAGAGGACTATGAAAGTCAACTGTCATGCTCTGTTCTGG ACAGTGAAGGCTTTCCTCCCCCAAATGAAGGCCCAGAATCACGGACACATCGTGACCATTGCCAGCGTCCTCGGTCTCTTCAGCACAGCTTGTGTGGAG GATTACTGTGCCAGCAAGTTTGCTGCAGTGGGCTTCCATGAGTCTCTGGCTCATGAGCTGCTGGCTGAGGAGGTAGAAGGAGTGAAGACTACCCTTGTGTGTCCCTACATCGTGGACACGGGCATGTTTGAAGGCTGCAAGATAAG GGAGGAAGTGGAACTGCTACTACCCCCTCTGGAGCCCCAGTATTGTGTTGAGCAGGCTATGAACGCTATTCTGGTAAACCAGCCATTAGTGTGTATCCCTCGCCTCACCTACCTGCCTGTTCTTTTCAGGGC gTTGTTGCCATGGGAATCTAACGTGACTGCTTATCGCTTCATGGGTTCTGACAAGTGCATGTACCCCTTTATTGAAACCACGAAAAAACAAGTGACAAATGGCTCTGTTGCAGTCGCCTAG
- the stau1 gene encoding double-stranded RNA-binding protein Staufen homolog 1 isoform X1, with amino-acid sequence MSQLQFQCPASPMPAASAPLQPQPGYSIPCASGTLPSESASQPIRSSALPAGSATPYNSTTVSNMANPKEKTPMCLVNELARFNKIQPEYKLLCEQGPAHSKIFSVRLTLGDQHWEAEGTSIKKAQHSAAASALAETTLPKPTVRTPRSTGKHQADVMTHITELSALCIKLGKKPLYKPIDAYTGMRPPNFNYNVRAPGPYQRSMQQYYYPFPPVGPMLYHVELSVGGQQFFGKGRTRQLAKHDAAAKALKVLQKEPILQQLPVVNGEPEEENLNKSEISQVFEIALKRNLPVNFEVLKEEGPPHMKTFVVRVTVGEFTGEGEGKSKKIAKKLAAAAVLGELKRLPHIPSVEKTQPRIKKKTKSIIKLQTSPEYGQGMNPISRLAQIQQAKKEKEPEYSMVTERGLPRRREFVMQVTVCGQSAEGMGPSKKVAKRNAAEKMLELLGYKVPQPQPPKPALKTDEKTPVKKPGDGRKVTFYEPGSVEEGTLGSKEEDFRLPYLSHQQLPAGILPMMPEVAQAVGACHGSQAKDYSRTIPNPGKTTITAMIANELLYAGTSLTAETILKTKNNMNQLPHGPLTRPSEQLGYLASVQGLQVEYKDFPKNNKNEFVSLINCSSQPPLISHGIGKDVESCHDMAALNILKLLSELDQQSNERTGNGPVSGCGKQEIEGDLHIKQANSSTLAQTLDGTV; translated from the exons ATGTCTCAGCTCCAGTTTCAGTGTCCGGCTAGCCCCATGCCCGCTGCTTCTGCCCCCCTGCAGCCACAGCCTGGCTACAGCATCCCTTGTGCCTCAGGCACCCTACCGTCAGAGAGCGCCAGCCAGCCCATCAGGAGCTCCGCTCTCCCCGCAGGGTCGGCCACTCCCTACAATAGCACCACAG TATCTAACATGGCAAACCCTAAAGAGAAGACCCCTATGTGTTTGGTGAATGAGTTAGCCCGTTTTAACAAGATTCAACCTGAATATAAGCTGCTTTGTGAGCAAGGGCCAGCTCACTCAAAG ATTTTCTCAGTGAGACTCACGCTGGGAGATCAGCATTGGGAGGCAGAGGGGACCAGTATCAAGAAAGCCCAGCATTCCGCTGCTGCATCAGCCCTCGCTGAGACTACACTCCCTAAACCCACTGTGAGGACACCCCGCAGCACAGGAAAGCACCAAG CAGATGTTATGACGCATATTACAGAGCTGAGTGCACTATGCATCAAACTTGGTAAAAAGCCTCTCTATAAACCCATCGACGCATATACGGGGATGAGACCACCGAACTTCAACTACAATGTGCGGGCTCCAGGGCCTTACCAGCGCTCTATGCAACA GTACTACTACCCATTTCCTCCTGTGGGACCAATGTTATATCATGTGGAGCTTTCTGTTGGAGGCCAGCAATTTTTTGGGAAAGGACGAACGCGGCAGTTAGCCAAACACGATGCTGCTGCCAAGGCCTTGAAAGTACTGCAGAAGGAGCCAATACTGCAACAGTTGCCAGTG GTGAATGGAGAGCCCGAGGAGGAGAATCTGAACAAATCAGAAATCAGTCAAGTCTTTGAAATTGCACTTAAACGCAACTTACCTGTTAACTTTGAG GTTTTAAAAGAAGAGGGCCCTCCACACATGAAGACTTTTGTAGTGCGTGTTACAGTTGGCGAGTTCACAGGAGAGGGTGagggaaaaagtaaaaagattGCAAAGAAgctagcagcagcagcggtgCTGGGAGAGTTGAAGAGGCTACCCCATATACCCAGTGTAGAAAAGACGCAGCCCCgcatcaaaaagaaaacaaaatctaTCATCAAG CTGCAGACCAGTCCAGAGTATGGACAGGGAATGAATCCCATCAGCCGCTTGGCTCAGATCCAGCAGGCCAAGAAGGAGAAGGAGCCGGAGTACAGCATGGTGACAGAGAGAGGGCTTCCACGGCGCAGGGAGTTTGTCATGCAG GTTACTGTGTGTGGGCAGTCTGCAGAGGGAATGGGACCCAGCAAGAAGGTGGCCAAGAGGAACGCAGCAGAGAAAATGCTGGAGCTCTTGGGGTATAAAGTGCCTCAGCCTCAACCCCCAAAACCGGCACTCAAAACTGATGAAAAG aCCCCAGTGAAAAAGCCTGGTGATGGGCGCAAAGTGACCTTCTACGAACCTGGTTCTGTAGAAGAGGGGACACTGG GTTCCAAGGAGGAGGACTTCCGCCTGCCTTACCTGAGCCACCAGCAGCTGCCTGCAGGGATCCTGCCCATGATGCCTGAGGTGGCACAAGCAGTTGGGGCCTGCCACGGATCCCAGGCCAAGGACTACAGTCGAACTATACCCAACCCAGGCAAGACCACGATCACTGCCATGATTGCCAACGAGCTGCTTTACGCTGGGACATCACTGACTGCAGAGACTATCCTGAAGACTAAAAATAACATGAATCAACTGCCCCACGGCCCCCTAACCAGGCCCTCGGAACAACTCGGCTATCTGGCATCTGTGCAGGGCCTACAG GTGGAATACAAGGATTTTCCCAAAAACAATAAGAATGAGTTTGTGTCACTGATTAACTGCTCCTCCCAGCCACCGCTCATCAGTCATGGGATTGGGAAAGATGTAGAATCCTGTCATGATATG GCTGCACTGAACATATTGAAGTTGCTCTCAGAGTTGGACCAGCAGTCAAACGAAAGGACAGGAAATGGACCAGTTTCTGG GTGTGGCAAACAAGAAATTGAAGGGGACTTGCACATCAAACAGGCTAACTCAAGCACATTGGCACAGACCCTGGATGGCACTGTTTAG